From a region of the Burkholderia lata genome:
- a CDS encoding DUF1254 domain-containing protein, which produces MIENQQESVSLRRACASLAIAAMLAGCASQPDAIQRKTGWMRAEVADSYVYAYPLVLMDVAKEAATGGDGAQPGQAPLNTLRHAQALPPVGAVNPPLPGVDTLDSTGWLDVATEPVIVTLPDTRGRYWDARALDMWTNVLWSSSSVAARGARGGARSQTIAFAAKDWQGTLPKGAVRIDVPSANAWLEVRLQTSGGRDLTNVKKLQRAIRVVPLSVYTGATRGASVAVHAGSAPSEAVGGGTPAEQVAALDPKAFFARFAQALQDNPAPADDAHAQELLGDIGVSAGYPVLWTGDRLAAATAGVAEARARLSTPPSNLLNANGWSWIGDTAGKYGQDYTLRAYAAYTQFGTATRDDETLAVVRVDSDGHPLNGANRYVLHFAPGALPPARAFWTLTPYSTNGALPDVGSARRSLGDRDRLRRNHDGSIDITVSASPGGTHAANWLPAPRTDFALALRLYAPKPQASDGSWMPPVVVRK; this is translated from the coding sequence ATGATTGAAAACCAGCAGGAATCAGTTTCTCTGCGGCGCGCGTGCGCGTCGCTGGCCATTGCGGCGATGCTAGCGGGGTGCGCGTCGCAACCGGACGCGATCCAGCGGAAAACCGGCTGGATGCGCGCGGAAGTCGCCGACTCCTATGTCTACGCGTATCCGCTCGTGCTGATGGACGTCGCGAAGGAAGCGGCGACGGGCGGCGACGGTGCGCAACCAGGGCAGGCGCCGCTCAACACGCTGCGCCACGCGCAGGCGCTGCCGCCGGTCGGCGCGGTCAATCCGCCGCTGCCGGGCGTCGACACCCTCGACTCGACCGGCTGGCTCGACGTCGCGACCGAACCCGTGATCGTCACGTTGCCCGACACGCGCGGCCGTTACTGGGATGCGCGCGCACTCGACATGTGGACGAACGTGCTGTGGTCATCGTCGAGCGTGGCGGCACGCGGGGCTCGTGGCGGCGCGCGATCGCAAACGATTGCCTTCGCCGCGAAGGATTGGCAGGGCACGCTGCCGAAGGGTGCGGTGCGGATCGACGTCCCGTCGGCCAACGCGTGGCTCGAAGTCCGGCTGCAGACGAGCGGCGGGCGCGACCTCACGAACGTGAAGAAACTGCAGCGCGCGATCCGCGTGGTGCCGCTGTCCGTCTACACGGGCGCCACGCGCGGCGCGTCGGTCGCGGTCCATGCGGGCAGCGCGCCGTCCGAAGCGGTGGGCGGCGGCACGCCGGCCGAACAGGTGGCCGCACTCGATCCGAAGGCGTTCTTCGCGCGCTTCGCGCAGGCGCTGCAGGACAACCCGGCACCGGCCGACGACGCGCATGCCCAGGAGCTGCTCGGCGACATCGGCGTGTCGGCCGGCTACCCGGTGCTGTGGACGGGCGACCGCCTCGCCGCCGCGACGGCCGGCGTCGCCGAGGCACGCGCGCGGCTCTCGACCCCGCCGTCGAACCTGCTGAACGCGAACGGCTGGAGCTGGATCGGCGATACGGCGGGCAAGTACGGGCAGGACTACACGCTGCGCGCGTACGCGGCCTACACGCAGTTCGGCACCGCGACGCGTGACGACGAAACGCTCGCGGTCGTGCGCGTCGACAGCGACGGCCATCCGCTGAACGGCGCGAACCGCTATGTGCTGCATTTCGCGCCGGGCGCGCTCCCGCCGGCGCGCGCATTCTGGACGCTGACACCCTATTCGACGAACGGCGCGCTGCCGGACGTCGGGTCGGCGCGCCGTTCGCTCGGCGATCGCGACCGCCTGCGCCGCAACCACGACGGCTCGATCGACATCACCGTGTCGGCATCGCCGGGCGGCACGCATGCGGCCAACTGGCTGCCGGCGCCGCGCACTGATTTCGCACTCGCATTGCGCCTGTACGCACCGAAGCCGCAGGCGAGCGACGGGTCGTGGATGCCGCCCGTCGTCGTCCGGAAATGA
- a CDS encoding DUF748 domain-containing protein has product MASADKETVSSTLHALGGVARSRRTRRIGIGLLIFLVLFGLLGFFAAPPLIRHIAEQQLSQQLDRPATIQRIALNPYTLNLEADGIHLGDKGGQGDFIDIAKLVVRPSWSSLFRGAPIVNEVRLDSPRFHIVRYDAQRFNFTDLIEKFSKPSPKPESKPTQFSVSNIQVNNGRIDFDDRLLNEKHVVDNWTLGIPYVATLASKTDIFVEPKLRARFDGSPIAIDGKTKPFAQSRESEIALKFDGLDVPKLISYVPAKLPVAVTSGLLSSDLKVNFVMSGETPALRVSGTVDLKDAKVTDHASAPLFAARGVHVAAASLEPLRNAMHFDEIRIDQPVVDLSRDKQGVLNVEKLAAQPAAASKAAEGKPAASGIAAASAAAVATASGAKAEAAADAKEAPPLDLTIRHFAIDGGTVNVDDRVPATPTALSLTKLAATLDGFTMQGKTPAKYTLSTSLSRGGDVNAEGTFNLAEKQVESKLTVAALALPALQPYLGEATRARVLDGTLGATVNAKADWGKTPLAAQVADSTVSLKSLKIATPDAKAPAIVLPDASAKIAKVDVATRTAEIASVDVSGLALDVQRLKDGKIDLAALAEPAQASVPKRTVARKAEAAAPSWHYRIDALNVKDSSANFTDLSTPRPVKLAIKPLDLSVQKISDDMTKPLPVQLKATLNRKGSLNVTGDVTAQPLKLGLKINGNRLDAAAFEPYFGSALNATIASALLNAQGNLTFAQVKDAPRATYRGDVALVDVRMLDKATSDPFAGWRSLALTNLKANYDEKGTDVDATRVTFSNFYGRVLLDAQGRLNLKDVVAKQSGPAQSLTRDASKGEPVPLSPGMTPPAAAQAAPQASAPAAASATVVVKAATPPQNPVRMHFGELLLQNGRVTYTDNFIKPNYTANLVAIKGTVGAFGTDSTTSAPVDVAANLAGNGPISIKGSVNPLIEKPALDLTATAHDIELTNLTPYSAKYAGYPITKGKLNVDLHYALENDQLKANNHIFIDQLTFGDHVENDTATKLPVKLAISLLKNTRGQIDVNLPVSGSLSNPEFSVGGLIWRAVLNLIAKAVTSPFSLLAHAFGSGGEDLGYVEFAPGSYQLDDAQQKKLDTVVKMLTEKPSIRLDLIGRVDPAKDTSGLGDAYVDRLVRQQKLKDVVGQGESIDPMSVKVEPAEYSKYLARAYKAADFKKPRNLIGLQKSLPDADMKKALADHAPADDNALRALAQQRAQAVRQYLDGKIDSSRVFVVAPKLDAKGIEDKGATTRVDFGLQ; this is encoded by the coding sequence ATGGCAAGCGCAGACAAAGAAACCGTATCCTCGACCCTCCATGCCCTCGGTGGCGTTGCACGCTCGCGCCGGACCCGGCGCATCGGCATCGGCCTGCTGATCTTCCTCGTTTTATTCGGACTGCTCGGGTTCTTCGCGGCGCCGCCGCTGATCCGCCATATCGCCGAACAGCAGTTGAGCCAGCAGCTCGACCGGCCCGCCACGATCCAGCGCATCGCGCTGAACCCGTACACGCTGAACCTCGAAGCCGACGGCATCCATCTCGGCGACAAAGGCGGGCAGGGCGACTTCATCGACATCGCGAAGCTCGTCGTGCGGCCGTCGTGGTCGTCGCTGTTCCGCGGTGCGCCGATCGTCAATGAAGTCCGCCTCGACTCGCCGCGCTTTCATATCGTCCGCTACGACGCGCAGCGCTTCAATTTCACCGACCTGATCGAGAAGTTCTCGAAGCCGTCGCCCAAGCCCGAAAGCAAGCCGACGCAGTTCTCGGTGTCGAACATCCAGGTCAACAACGGCCGGATCGATTTCGACGATCGTCTGCTGAACGAAAAGCACGTCGTCGACAACTGGACGCTCGGCATTCCGTACGTCGCGACGCTGGCTTCGAAGACCGACATCTTCGTCGAGCCGAAGCTGCGCGCGCGCTTCGACGGCAGCCCGATCGCGATCGACGGCAAGACCAAGCCGTTCGCGCAGTCGCGCGAATCGGAGATCGCGCTGAAATTCGACGGCCTCGACGTGCCGAAGCTGATCTCGTACGTGCCGGCGAAGCTGCCGGTGGCCGTGACGAGCGGCCTCTTGAGCAGCGACCTCAAGGTCAATTTCGTGATGAGCGGCGAGACGCCCGCGCTGCGCGTATCGGGCACCGTCGACCTGAAGGACGCGAAGGTGACCGACCACGCGTCCGCACCGCTGTTCGCCGCGCGTGGCGTGCACGTCGCGGCGGCCAGCCTCGAGCCGCTGCGCAACGCGATGCACTTCGACGAGATCCGGATCGACCAGCCGGTGGTCGACCTGTCGCGCGACAAGCAGGGCGTGCTGAACGTCGAGAAGCTCGCCGCGCAGCCGGCAGCCGCATCGAAGGCCGCCGAAGGCAAGCCGGCGGCGTCGGGCATCGCGGCCGCTTCCGCCGCGGCCGTTGCCACCGCCAGCGGCGCGAAGGCCGAAGCCGCCGCTGACGCGAAGGAGGCGCCGCCGCTCGACCTGACGATCCGTCATTTCGCGATCGACGGCGGCACGGTCAACGTCGACGACCGCGTACCGGCGACGCCGACCGCGCTGTCGCTCACGAAGCTCGCCGCGACGCTCGACGGCTTCACGATGCAGGGCAAGACGCCCGCGAAATACACGCTGTCGACGTCGCTGTCGCGCGGCGGCGACGTGAACGCCGAAGGCACGTTCAATCTCGCGGAGAAGCAGGTCGAGAGCAAGCTGACGGTCGCCGCGCTCGCGTTGCCCGCGCTGCAGCCGTACCTCGGCGAGGCGACGCGTGCGCGCGTGCTCGACGGCACGCTCGGCGCGACCGTCAACGCGAAGGCCGACTGGGGCAAGACGCCGCTCGCCGCGCAGGTCGCCGACAGTACGGTCAGCCTGAAGTCGCTGAAGATCGCGACGCCCGACGCGAAGGCGCCCGCGATCGTGCTGCCCGACGCGAGCGCGAAGATCGCGAAGGTCGACGTGGCCACGCGCACCGCGGAGATCGCGAGCGTCGACGTCAGCGGGCTCGCGCTCGACGTGCAGCGTCTGAAGGACGGCAAGATCGACCTCGCGGCGCTGGCCGAACCCGCGCAGGCGTCGGTGCCGAAGCGCACGGTTGCGCGCAAGGCGGAGGCCGCCGCGCCGTCGTGGCATTACCGGATCGACGCGCTGAACGTGAAGGATTCGTCCGCGAACTTCACCGACCTGTCGACGCCGCGCCCGGTGAAGCTGGCGATCAAGCCGCTGGACCTGTCGGTGCAGAAGATCAGCGACGACATGACCAAGCCGCTGCCCGTGCAGCTGAAGGCGACGCTGAACCGCAAGGGTTCGCTGAACGTGACGGGCGACGTGACCGCGCAACCGCTGAAGCTCGGCCTGAAGATCAACGGCAACCGCCTCGACGCGGCCGCGTTCGAGCCGTACTTCGGCAGCGCGCTGAACGCGACGATCGCAAGCGCGTTGCTCAACGCGCAGGGCAACCTGACGTTCGCGCAGGTGAAGGACGCGCCGCGCGCGACCTATCGCGGCGACGTCGCGCTCGTCGACGTGCGGATGCTCGACAAGGCGACCTCCGACCCGTTCGCGGGCTGGCGCTCGCTCGCGCTGACGAACCTGAAGGCGAACTACGACGAGAAGGGCACCGACGTCGATGCCACCCGCGTGACGTTCTCGAACTTCTACGGCCGCGTGCTGCTCGACGCACAAGGGCGCCTGAACCTGAAGGACGTGGTCGCGAAGCAATCGGGCCCCGCGCAATCGCTCACGCGTGATGCGAGCAAGGGCGAGCCGGTGCCGCTGTCGCCGGGCATGACGCCGCCGGCTGCCGCCCAGGCCGCACCGCAGGCGTCCGCGCCGGCCGCCGCATCGGCGACGGTCGTCGTCAAGGCCGCGACGCCGCCGCAGAACCCGGTGCGCATGCATTTCGGCGAGTTGCTGCTGCAGAACGGCCGTGTCACGTACACCGACAACTTCATCAAGCCGAACTACACGGCGAACCTCGTCGCGATCAAGGGCACGGTCGGCGCGTTCGGCACGGATTCGACGACGTCCGCACCGGTCGACGTGGCCGCGAACCTCGCGGGCAACGGGCCGATCTCGATCAAGGGTTCGGTGAACCCGCTGATCGAGAAGCCGGCGCTCGACCTCACCGCGACCGCGCACGACATCGAGCTGACCAACCTGACGCCGTACTCGGCGAAGTACGCGGGCTACCCGATCACGAAGGGCAAGCTCAACGTCGACCTGCATTACGCGCTCGAGAACGACCAGCTGAAGGCGAACAACCACATCTTCATCGACCAGCTCACGTTCGGCGACCATGTGGAGAACGACACGGCGACCAAGCTGCCGGTGAAGCTCGCGATCTCGCTGCTGAAGAACACGCGCGGCCAGATCGACGTGAACCTGCCGGTGTCGGGCTCGCTGTCGAATCCGGAGTTCAGCGTCGGCGGGCTGATCTGGCGTGCGGTGCTGAACCTGATCGCGAAGGCCGTCACGTCGCCGTTCTCGCTGCTCGCGCATGCGTTCGGCAGCGGTGGCGAGGATCTCGGCTACGTCGAATTCGCGCCGGGCTCGTACCAGCTCGACGACGCGCAGCAGAAGAAGCTCGACACCGTCGTGAAGATGCTGACCGAGAAGCCGTCGATCCGCCTCGACCTGATCGGCCGCGTCGATCCGGCGAAGGACACGTCGGGGCTCGGCGATGCGTACGTCGATCGGCTCGTGCGCCAGCAAAAGCTGAAGGACGTGGTCGGGCAGGGCGAGAGCATCGACCCGATGTCGGTGAAGGTCGAGCCGGCCGAGTACAGCAAGTACCTGGCGCGCGCGTACAAGGCCGCCGACTTCAAGAAGCCGCGCAACCTGATCGGCCTGCAGAAGTCGCTGCCCGACGCCGACATGAAGAAGGCGCTCGCCGACCATGCGCCGGCCGACGACAACGCGCTGCGTGCGCTCGCGCAGCAGCGCGCCCAAGCGGTGCGCCAGTACCTCGACGGGAAGATCGATTCGAGCCGCGTGTTCGTCGTCGCGCCGAAGCTCGATGCGAAGGGCATCGAGGACAAGGGCGCGACGACCCGCGTCGACTTCGGCCTGCAGTAA
- a CDS encoding alkaline phosphatase family protein, with amino-acid sequence MSFLGKQRKLVAMVAGALALAGAGAHAAQQDGNSQGEDRGHANRVVKHVLLISVDGLHEQDLARCIGANTCPNIAVLAKSGVTYTNAYTPGLSDSFPGLAALVTGGSPKTAGLFYDVSYDRNLYAPGDTSCSGKQGWNVVFDETTGIDAENGGALVHLNGGGAFNPQAIPNAKVNGKCVPVYPHNYVKTNTVFEAVKAGIPNATTAWADKHAWGYDWLNGPSGTGVDDLMRTEINSIDPVTKTDYTDVYSHTAQFDNLHVQALINQINGRDSTGTKSAPVPTLFGADFQTLSVAQKAVVTKGGGYLDANFTPNGQVANAITYVDNSIGYIVAALKQASLYSSTAVIVTSKHGQSPTDHTKLVKNGDTLTKLLETNNYLDPNGNFGQANTKTGNLNDGSGLVDTGFVQTDDVGLIWLRDRNQRTAVVQTLKANLGCNAPGICADGSQAYILYGAALAERFGDPANGRTPDIIVQPNPGVIYTSSTKKDEEHGGNAPDDSHLGLLVSYPGLHRARTVTDTVGTKQVAPTILGLLGANPRLLHAVVAENTGVLPGLGIGR; translated from the coding sequence ATGTCTTTCCTTGGTAAGCAGCGGAAGTTGGTGGCGATGGTGGCGGGCGCGCTGGCGCTCGCCGGCGCGGGTGCGCACGCGGCGCAGCAGGACGGCAACAGTCAGGGCGAGGACCGCGGCCACGCGAACCGCGTCGTGAAGCATGTGCTGCTGATCAGCGTCGACGGCCTGCACGAGCAGGATCTCGCGCGCTGCATCGGCGCGAACACGTGCCCGAACATCGCGGTGCTCGCGAAGAGCGGCGTGACGTACACGAATGCCTATACGCCGGGCCTGTCGGATTCGTTCCCCGGCCTCGCCGCGCTCGTGACGGGCGGCTCGCCGAAGACGGCCGGCCTGTTCTACGACGTGTCGTACGACCGCAACCTGTACGCGCCGGGTGATACGAGCTGTTCGGGCAAGCAAGGCTGGAACGTCGTGTTCGACGAAACGACCGGCATCGATGCCGAGAACGGCGGCGCGCTCGTTCACCTGAACGGCGGCGGCGCATTCAACCCGCAGGCGATCCCGAACGCGAAGGTCAACGGCAAGTGCGTGCCGGTCTATCCGCACAACTACGTGAAGACCAACACCGTGTTCGAGGCCGTGAAGGCCGGCATTCCGAACGCAACCACCGCGTGGGCCGACAAGCACGCATGGGGCTACGACTGGCTGAACGGGCCGTCGGGCACCGGCGTCGACGATCTGATGCGCACCGAGATCAACTCGATCGACCCGGTGACGAAGACGGACTACACGGACGTCTATTCGCATACCGCGCAGTTCGACAACCTGCACGTGCAGGCGCTGATCAACCAGATCAACGGCCGCGACTCGACGGGCACGAAGAGCGCGCCGGTGCCGACGCTGTTCGGCGCCGACTTCCAGACGCTGAGCGTCGCGCAGAAGGCGGTGGTGACGAAGGGCGGCGGCTACCTGGATGCCAACTTCACGCCGAACGGGCAGGTCGCGAATGCGATCACGTACGTCGACAACTCGATCGGTTATATCGTCGCGGCGCTGAAGCAGGCGAGCCTGTATTCGTCGACCGCCGTGATCGTCACGTCGAAGCATGGCCAGTCGCCGACCGATCACACGAAGCTCGTGAAGAACGGCGACACGCTGACGAAGCTGCTCGAAACGAACAACTACCTCGACCCGAACGGCAACTTCGGCCAGGCCAACACGAAGACGGGCAACCTGAACGACGGCTCCGGCCTGGTCGACACGGGCTTCGTGCAGACCGACGACGTCGGCCTGATCTGGCTGCGCGACCGCAACCAGCGCACGGCCGTGGTGCAGACGCTGAAGGCGAACCTGGGCTGCAACGCGCCGGGGATTTGCGCGGACGGCTCGCAGGCGTACATCCTGTACGGCGCGGCGCTCGCCGAGCGCTTCGGCGATCCGGCCAACGGCCGCACGCCGGACATCATCGTCCAGCCGAATCCGGGCGTGATCTACACGTCGAGCACGAAGAAGGACGAGGAGCACGGCGGCAACGCGCCGGACGACAGCCACCTCGGCCTGCTCGTGTCGTATCCGGGCCTGCATCGCGCACGCACGGTGACCGACACGGTCGGCACGAAGCAGGTCGCGCCGACGATCCTCGGGCTGCTCGGCGCGAACCCGCGCCTGCTGCATGCCGTGGTGGCCGAGAATACCGGCGTGCTGCCGGGGCTCGGTATCGGTCGCTAA
- a CDS encoding YqaE/Pmp3 family membrane protein has product MRLLLALLLPWFQFFTIGRPIAGIICLILQITIVGWLPAAIWSVYALSQYKTDRKIEAALRERR; this is encoded by the coding sequence ATGCGCCTTCTGCTTGCCCTGCTGCTGCCGTGGTTCCAGTTCTTCACGATCGGCCGCCCGATCGCCGGGATCATCTGCCTGATCCTGCAAATCACGATCGTCGGCTGGCTGCCGGCCGCGATCTGGTCGGTGTATGCGCTGAGCCAGTACAAGACCGATCGGAAGATCGAGGCAGCGCTGCGCGAGCGGCGCTGA
- a CDS encoding LysR substrate-binding domain-containing protein, whose product MRRLPPLNALRSFEAAGRLQSLTLAADELNVTQSAVAQQIRVLESFFGQKLFERDGRSLRLTPRARHYLVDVASCLGRLAQATGQMFEPVDGHPVRINASVSFSHGWLLTQLAAFQAEHPDIDVQLVTTPDNERDQFDETCDIVVRRYTPELRRKGFVSRPLLATVAVPVCAPGHPVLEQARTPADLRNAPLLHYAGMPQAWQYWFHQAGSAVTETLRGPFYREFFLMTKAAASGLGVCLAPRAVVRDDIEHGRLVALFPEVHLEGPPFHCLYRDDDDPSLRTFVDWLFARAEALEGAPPQ is encoded by the coding sequence ATGCGCCGATTGCCGCCCCTGAACGCGCTGCGCAGCTTCGAAGCTGCCGGCCGCCTGCAGAGCCTCACCCTCGCCGCCGACGAGCTGAACGTGACCCAGAGCGCGGTCGCGCAGCAGATCCGCGTGCTCGAATCGTTCTTCGGTCAGAAGCTGTTCGAGCGTGACGGACGCTCGTTGCGGCTTACGCCGCGTGCGCGGCATTACCTCGTCGACGTCGCGAGCTGCCTTGGCCGGCTCGCGCAGGCGACGGGGCAGATGTTCGAACCCGTCGACGGCCATCCGGTGCGGATCAACGCGTCGGTGTCTTTCTCGCACGGATGGTTGCTCACGCAACTGGCCGCGTTCCAGGCCGAGCATCCCGATATCGACGTGCAACTCGTCACGACGCCCGACAACGAGCGTGACCAGTTCGACGAAACCTGCGACATCGTGGTCCGCCGCTATACGCCGGAGCTGCGCCGCAAGGGATTCGTGTCGCGGCCGCTGCTCGCGACCGTCGCGGTGCCGGTGTGCGCGCCCGGCCACCCGGTGCTCGAACAGGCGCGTACGCCGGCCGACCTGCGCAACGCGCCGCTGCTGCATTACGCGGGCATGCCGCAGGCGTGGCAATACTGGTTCCACCAGGCGGGCTCGGCCGTCACCGAGACGCTGCGCGGGCCGTTCTATCGTGAGTTCTTCCTGATGACCAAGGCCGCCGCGAGTGGGCTCGGCGTATGCCTCGCGCCACGCGCGGTGGTGCGCGACGACATCGAGCACGGGCGGCTCGTCGCGCTGTTTCCGGAAGTCCACCTGGAAGGGCCGCCGTTTCATTGCCTGTATCGCGACGACGACGATCCGTCGCTGCGCACGTTCGTCGACTGGCTGTTCGCGCGGGCGGAGGCGCTGGAGGGGGCGCCGCCGCAGTAA